From the genome of Geobacter sp. SVR, one region includes:
- a CDS encoding 3'-5' exoribonuclease YhaM family protein — translation MAKQFIADIKDRDTVHAVFLVKDKIMAMAKNGKPYMNLRFMDKSGEVDAKIWDNTDVLDKLFERDDFVQVRGKASVYMNKMQVVVAEISRIPEEEVNLADFLPESPRDNAEMRAELAEVVAALDNPYLRGLMELFLADQPFMRLYCSAPAAKGMHHVYLGGLLEHSLALVKLVKAMVPLYEGLNEDLLVVGALLHDVGKIHEMSFDRSIDYTDAGKLLGHITIGVELLNERIRRMEGFPRELELLLKHMLLSHHGQYEYGSPKRPKTVEATILNYLDDMDSKINGIRAHIAKENVSTSRWTAHHRLYDRYFFKGNGMDEDQEVACIYEEESETVLAPVSEVLPEQQASLKRERQSFGNQPFKALENLDLF, via the coding sequence GTGGCAAAACAATTCATAGCCGATATCAAGGACCGCGATACGGTCCATGCGGTTTTCCTGGTCAAGGACAAGATCATGGCCATGGCCAAGAACGGCAAACCCTACATGAACCTGCGCTTCATGGATAAGAGCGGCGAGGTTGATGCCAAGATCTGGGATAACACCGACGTGCTCGACAAACTGTTCGAACGGGACGATTTCGTACAGGTGCGGGGCAAGGCTTCCGTTTACATGAACAAGATGCAGGTGGTGGTGGCGGAGATCAGCAGGATTCCGGAAGAGGAGGTCAATCTGGCCGATTTCCTGCCCGAATCGCCGCGCGACAATGCCGAAATGCGTGCCGAGCTGGCAGAGGTGGTTGCGGCCCTCGACAACCCGTACCTGCGGGGGCTCATGGAGCTCTTCCTGGCGGATCAGCCCTTCATGCGGCTCTACTGCTCGGCGCCGGCCGCCAAGGGGATGCACCATGTCTATCTGGGGGGGCTTCTGGAGCATTCCCTGGCCCTGGTCAAACTGGTAAAGGCCATGGTGCCGCTCTACGAAGGGCTCAACGAGGATCTGCTGGTGGTGGGGGCGCTGCTGCACGATGTGGGCAAGATCCACGAAATGAGCTTCGACCGCTCCATCGACTATACCGATGCCGGCAAGCTGCTGGGACACATCACCATCGGAGTCGAACTACTCAACGAGCGCATCCGCCGGATGGAAGGATTTCCGCGCGAGTTGGAGCTGCTGCTGAAGCACATGCTGCTCTCCCACCACGGCCAGTACGAATATGGTTCTCCCAAGCGCCCCAAAACGGTCGAGGCCACCATCCTGAACTACCTGGACGACATGGATTCCAAGATCAACGGTATTCGCGCCCACATCGCCAAGGAGAACGTCAGCACCTCCCGCTGGACCGCCCATCACCGCTTGTATGACCGTTATTTCTTCAAGGGCAACGGCATGGACGAGGATCAGGAAGTAGCCTGCATCTACGAGGAGGAATCGGAAACGGTATTGGCGCCGGTCTCGGAGGTACTGCCGGAACAGCAGGCATCTCTGAAGCGGGAACGCCAGTCATTCGGCAATCAGCCCTTCAAGGCGCTGGAAAACCTGGATCTGTTCTAA
- a CDS encoding NAD(P)/FAD-dependent oxidoreductase translates to MPFLYRNIMLPQYQNEQLLPSVVASQLRLPPEALNAFRIVRKGIDARQKPRIKFVYTVSFALADESLLRSRISNDPSLTGLEWQPVPQPPAFARLRSQQRIVIAGSGPAGLFAALRLSEYGLTATVIERGQPVEQRAQDVQRFWRNGGLDPESNVQFGEGGAGTFSDGKLTCRSKDPLVPWILERLADFGAPSEVCYLAKPHIGTDCLRRVVSAIRAHLLNKGFSIRFGCRLDDIVIRNGQVAAVIAGQEELPCDLLILATGHSARDTYELLERRGVPLERKPFAMGLRVEHPQELIDRIQYGTTRHPNLPTADYAVTWNNRATGRSAYSFCMCPGGVVIAGASEEGGVVTNGMSGQKRSSSYANSALVVNVAPDDFGGSGPLAGVEFQRSWERRAFTAGGGDYRAPAQNLLAFLKLPGGKPAAASYRPGIVETDLDEVLPPFIAATLKEGIPHFGRKLRGFVTAEATLIGIESRTSAPVRILRDEHYQSRGLPGLYPAGEGAGYAGGIMSSAIDGIKIADTIAAKLGRESATET, encoded by the coding sequence ATGCCATTTCTCTATCGCAACATCATGCTCCCGCAGTATCAGAACGAGCAGCTCCTGCCGTCTGTCGTGGCGTCGCAATTGCGCCTGCCTCCCGAAGCGCTGAATGCCTTCCGGATCGTCCGCAAAGGAATCGATGCCCGCCAGAAGCCGCGTATCAAGTTTGTCTATACCGTTTCCTTCGCGCTTGCCGACGAATCTCTGCTGCGCAGCCGCATCAGCAACGATCCCTCCCTGACCGGCCTGGAGTGGCAGCCTGTTCCTCAACCTCCGGCCTTTGCCCGGCTACGGTCGCAACAACGGATCGTCATTGCCGGCAGCGGTCCGGCCGGCCTGTTCGCGGCCCTGCGCCTGTCCGAATACGGCTTGACCGCCACCGTCATCGAACGGGGCCAGCCGGTCGAACAGCGGGCACAGGATGTCCAGCGCTTCTGGAGAAACGGCGGGCTCGATCCGGAAAGCAACGTACAGTTCGGCGAGGGGGGCGCCGGAACTTTTTCCGACGGCAAATTGACCTGCCGTTCAAAAGATCCGCTCGTGCCATGGATCCTGGAGCGTCTGGCCGATTTCGGAGCGCCCTCCGAGGTGTGCTACCTGGCCAAGCCGCATATCGGTACCGACTGCCTGCGGCGGGTGGTCAGCGCCATCCGGGCCCACCTGCTGAACAAGGGGTTTTCGATCCGCTTCGGCTGCCGGCTGGATGATATCGTGATCCGCAACGGCCAGGTCGCTGCGGTCATCGCCGGCCAGGAGGAACTGCCCTGCGACCTGCTGATCCTGGCCACCGGTCACAGTGCCCGGGATACATACGAACTTCTGGAACGGCGGGGGGTGCCGCTGGAACGCAAACCGTTCGCCATGGGGCTGCGGGTGGAGCATCCCCAGGAACTGATCGATCGCATCCAGTACGGCACCACGCGCCACCCCAACCTGCCAACCGCCGACTATGCCGTCACCTGGAACAACCGCGCCACCGGCCGCAGCGCCTATTCCTTCTGCATGTGCCCCGGCGGGGTGGTCATTGCCGGCGCATCGGAGGAGGGGGGCGTGGTGACCAATGGCATGAGCGGACAGAAACGCAGCTCTTCCTACGCCAACAGCGCCCTGGTGGTCAATGTAGCCCCCGATGACTTTGGCGGCAGCGGTCCCCTGGCCGGGGTCGAGTTCCAGCGCTCCTGGGAACGGCGGGCATTCACGGCGGGCGGCGGAGACTATCGCGCACCGGCTCAGAACCTGCTGGCCTTCCTGAAACTGCCGGGGGGCAAGCCAGCGGCTGCCAGTTATCGTCCCGGTATCGTCGAGACCGACCTGGACGAGGTCCTGCCACCCTTCATTGCCGCCACCCTGAAGGAAGGCATCCCCCACTTCGGCCGCAAGCTGCGGGGCTTTGTCACGGCCGAGGCAACCCTGATCGGCATCGAATCCCGCACCTCGGCACCAGTGCGAATCCTGCGCGATGAGCACTACCAGTCACGCGGCTTGCCGGGACTGTACCCGGCCGGCGAAGGCGCCGGATACGCCGGCGGTATCATGAGCTCGGCCATCGACGGCATCAAGATCGCCGATACTATCGCGGCTAAACTTGGAAGAGAATCTGCCACAGAGACATAG